CGGAGAGCGGCCTTTGCGCGGCGCCGGGCGCTCGTCGTCGATGGCGAATGCCGGGTCCTGATAACCGCCTGGCCCAGCGGCCTGCTCCAAATCGGCCACCATGCGCCGGATACGGTCGGCGAGCTTCTCCGAACTCAGGCTTTCGCGATAGCGCTCCACCAGCAGCGGGAAGGCGAAAGGCGTAGCGCGCTTGACCGTGCGGATATCCAGGCGGCGCGATTGCAGGCGCTGCAGGGTGTGCTGCAGGCGCTGCACGTCCAGCTCCTGGCGCAACACTTCTTCCTGGGCCTGGCCGAGCAGCAGATTACCGGGGTCGTATTGGCTGAACACGTCGAAGAACAGCGCGCTGGAGGCCTGAAACTGGCGGGCACTCTTTGGCGCACCGGGGTAGCCGCTGAACACCAGGCCGGCGATGCGGGCAATCTCGCGAAAGCGCCGGCGCGCCAGTTCACCGGCGTTGAGGCTGGCAAGTACGTCGGGCAAAAGATCGTCCGTGCTGAACAGCTCGGGCGTGAGCCGCGCGGCGAAATTCACTTCACTGGGGCAGAGCAGCTCCAGGCCGTAATCGTTGACCGCGATGGACAGGCTCAGTGGCTGTTCTCGGGCCAGGCGCCAGGCCAGCAGACTGGCCAGTCCCAGATGCACCGAGCGCCCGGCGAAGGGGTAGAGGAACAGGTGCCAGCCTTCGCGGGACTTGAGCACTTCTGCCAGCAGGGTGGTCGCGCCGGGCAGGGCGGACCAGGCCTGCTGCACGTCGAGCAATGGACGCAGCAGCTGCATCTCGGGGCCGACGTATTCTTCCCTGGCTGCAGCATCGAGCTTGGCCAGCACGGCGTCCGCCAGTTCGCTGGAGAGCGGCATGCGCCCGCCGTTCCAGCGCGGGATCGCAGCCTTGCGGCTGGTGGCGCGGCGCACGTAGACGGTCATGTTTTCCACCCGCACCAGCTCCAGCGTGCGGCCGGCGAAAAGGAAGGTGTCGCCGGGGCGCAGACGGGCGATGAAACCTTCCTCGACGCTGCCCAGCGAGCCTCCACCGCCGCCTTTGCTCCAGTATTTCACCGCCAGGCTGGCGTCGCTGACGATGGTGCCGATGCTCATGCGATGACGCCGCGCCAGACGCACATCCGGCACCTGCCACAGACCGTCGGCATCCGGCTCGGCGCGGCGGTAGTCGGGGTAGGCGGTCAGCGAATGGCCGCCGTGGCGGATGAAGGCCAATGCCCATTGCCATTCATCGTCGCTAAGGCTGCGATAGGCCCAGGCGCTACGGACTTCGGCCAGCATGGCATCGGCCAGAAAACCGCCGCCCAGGGCCATGCTCACCAGATGCTGGACCAGGACGTCGAGCGGCTTGTCCGGCGATTGCCGCGCTTCCACCTTGCGCTCGGCCACGGCGGTTTTAGCGGCGGCAGCTTCCAGCACTTCCAGGCTGTGGGTGGGCACCAGCGTGGCGCGGGACGGACGCCCCGGGGCGTGGCCGGAGCGCCCGGCGCGCTGCATCAGACGAGCCACGCCCTTGGGCGAGCCGATCTGCAGCACCCGCTCCACCGGCAGAAAGTCCACGCCCAAGTCCAGGCTGGAGGTGCAGACCACGGCTTTCAAACGGCCTTCCTTGAGCGCCAGTTCGACCCAGTCGCGCACCTCGCGCGACAGCGAGCCGTGGTGCAGGGCGAGCAGACCGGCCCAGTCCGGGCGGGCTTCAAGCAACGCCTGATACCAGGTTTCAGCCTGCGAGCGGGTGTTAGTGAACACCAGGGCGGTGCTGCTGGCGTCCAGTTCCTCGACCACCTGCGGCAGCATGCGCAGCCCCAGATGTCCGGCCCAGGGGAAGCGCTCCAGTCCGGGTGGCAGCAGGCTGTCGATGCGCAGGTCTTTGGCCAGCTTGCCCTGGACCAGGCGCCCGGCTTGCATCAGCACCTCGCGGGCATGTTCGAGGTTGCCGAGGGTGGCGGACAGCGCCCATACCAGCAGCTCCGGATGCCACAGGCGCAGGCGCGCCAGGGCCAGTTGCAGCTGCACGCCGCGCTTGTTGCCGAGCAGCTCGTGCCATTCATCGATTACCACCATACGCAGGTGAGCGAAGGCCTCGCGCGCATCGGCACGGGTCAGCAGCAGGGACAGGCTTTCCGGCGTGGTGATCAGCGTGGTTGGCAGTTTGCGGCTTTGCCGAGCACGTTCGGCAGAGCCGGTGTCGCCGGTGCGCAGGCCAATGTTCCAGGGAATTTGCAGGTCATCCAGCGGCGCCTGCAGGGCGCGGGCGGTGTCGGCGGCAAGGGCGCGCATCGGGGTGATCCACAGCACCGTCAGTGGCGCCATCAGCGGTTTCTTGCGGGGGCGAGGACTGGCGCTGACAGCAGGAGAGGGCGTGGCGAAGCGGTCCAGGGCCGCGAACCATACGGCGTAGGTTTTGCCGGCGCCGGTAGATGCGTGTAACAGGCCCGACTCGCCAGCCTTGACCGCCTGCCAGACTTCCTTCTGAAAGGCGAAGGGCTTCCAGCCGTGCCGGGCGAACCAGGCACTGGACAGACTGCGACGGCGAACGGGTTGATCCATCAGAGCAGGCCCTGCAGCGTGGCCAGAGTGTCGGCGTCTTCCACCTTTTTGTCGGTACGCCAGCGCAGCATGCGGGGGAAACGCACGGCGACACCGCTCTTGTGCCGCTTGGACAGGGCGATGCCCTCGAAGCCCAGCTCGAACACCAGGGTCGGGGTAACGCTGCGCACCGGGCCGAACTTCTCCACGGTGGTCTTGCGGATGATCGCATCGACCTTGCGCATCTCGTCATCGGTGAGCCCGGAGTACGCCTTGGCGAAGGGCACCAGTACGCGCTCGCCGGCGGCGGAATCGTCCCACACGGCGAAGGTATAGTCGCTGTACAGACTGGCCCGGCGACCGTGGCCGCGCTGGGCATAGATCAGCACCGCATCGACGCTGAACGGGTCGACTTTCCATTTCCACCACAGGCCCAGGTCACGGGTGCGGCCGACGCCGTACAGGGAGTCGCGACGCTTGAGCATCAGGCCTTCCACGCCCAGCTGGCGAGAGGCTTCGCGCTGGTGGGCGAAGTCCTGCCAGTCGCTACCGGTGAGTTGCGGCGAAAGTTGCAAACGGGCGTCGCCGACCTCCGCCACCAGCAGCTCCAGCCGTGCCCGGCGCTCGTCCTGGGGGCGCGAACGCCAGTCTTCACACGGCGCCACTGCCTGTGGCGGGCTCCTTCCAGGCCACCAGCTCACCATCGAGCACGCTGCCGTCCGGCAGCACCTCGGCCAGTTCGTGCAGCTCCGGGAAGCGATCGGTGATGAGTTCTTCGCCGCGGGACCACAGCCACAGGCGCCCGTCGCGCTTGACCAGCTGCGCACGGATGCCGTCCCACTTCCATTCCACCAGCCAGTCGCTGGCCGGCCCCAGCTGAGCGTCAAACTGTTCCAGCGGCTGCTGTAGCGGATGGGCGAGAAAGAAGGGGTAGGGTTGGCCACCGCGCTGGGCGTGCTCGTCCTCCGATTCGGCAGCGATCAGTGCCAGATAGCGCTGCGCGGTGGGCCGGTGCGACAGGTCGGTGTAACCCACCAGCCGTTGCGCCACGCGCTTGGCGTCGATCTGCGCCAGGCCTGCCAGGGCACGAGTCACCAGCAGCTTGGAGACGCCGACGCGAAAGGCGCCGGTCAGCAGCTTGAGGCTGACCATCAGGCTTTGTCGATCCAGCTGCGCCCACAGTGGCGGCAGACGCTCGGCCAGCTCGGCGGGAGGCAGGCCGCGCAGGGGCAGCAGTTGTTCTTCCAGCCACCAGGCCAGGCCTTGGTCGGACAGGTGTTGTGACTCGGGCAAGAGCAGGGCAATGGTTTCCGCCAGATCGCCAACAGCCTGGTAACTCTCCTCGAACAGCCAGTCGGAAAGGCCGGAAAGCTCCGTGGCCAGCTCGCGCAGCACCCGTGTCGGCACGATCTGACGTGGCCGGCCGCCAGCCAGGAAGTACACCGCCCAGGCCGCATCGGCTGGCGGCGCTTCGGCGAAATACTCCTGCATGGCCTGCAGCTTGGCATTGCTCGAGGTGGTGGCGTCCAGTCGTGCGTAGAGTTCGGCGAAGGCTTTCATGAAGTCGGCTCCACGTCGTCTTCATCGCCGTATTCAGTCTGAAACGCACGGGCGTCGAGGCCTCGTTCACGCAGGTAACGCACCAGCACGTTGACCTGGCCGTGGGTGACCATCACCCGTTCGGCGCAGGTCTGTTCGATGGCCCACAGCAGGCCGGGCCAGTCGGCGTGGTCGGAGAGGGCGAAGCCGCGGTCCACGCCGCGCCGCCGGCGTGTGCCGCGCAACAGCATCCAGCCGCTGGCGAAGGCGTCGCTGTAGTCGCCGAAACGGCGCATCCAGGTACTGCCGCCGGCCGAGGGCGGCGCGAGGATCAGTGCCCGGCGCAATAGCGGGTCATTTCTGGCGATGTCACCGGCGTACCGGGTGGGCGGCAGGAATACGCCGGCAGCGCGATAGACCTCGTTAAGCGGTTCTACGGCGCCGTGCACGAAGATCGGTCCGATACTGGCATCGATACCGTGGAGAATGCGCTGGGCCTTGCCGAAGGCATAGGCGAACAGCACGCTGGCCTTGCCAGCTGCGGCATTGGCGCGCCACCAGGCGTCGATGCCGGCGAAGATCTCGGCCTGGGATGGCCAGCGATAGATCGGTAGACCGAAGGTGGATTCGCTGATAAAGGTATGGCAACGCACCGGCTCGAAGGGCGCGCAGGTGCCATCCGGTTCGACCTTGTAGTCCCCAGAGGCGACCCAGATTTCGCCCTGGTATTCCAGGCGCACCTGGGCCGAACCCAGTACGTGTCCGGCGGGATGAAAACTCAGGGTTACGCCGTGGTGCTCGAGACGCTCGCCGTAGGCCAGGGTCTGCAGACGAATATCGTCGCCCAGGCGCGAACGCAGAATGCCTTCGCCTGGAGCTGCCGCGAGATAATGACCGTTACCACGGCGAGCATGATCGCCGTGGGCATGGGTGATGATCGAACGTTCGACGGGGCGCCACGGATCGATATAAAAATCACCGGGCGGACAGTAAAGACCTTCGGGACGGGCAACGACCAGATCCATGAATATCTCTTGGTGGCGTGGTAGTGCTTAGAACTCCAGGAAGAAGATTAGGTTCGGGTTCCCGACTCAGCGCTCACGCATCTGAATATCGGTTCGCCGAGAATCCGAGATCGAAAAGCGTGAAGACTGGCTGGCATCCCCCAACACCTTAGTTCGCATAATGTGGTTTCGGGTTATGTTGAGCCGGTGCCGTGGGACTATCCCCGGCCACGGCATGCCCGCCAGGGCAAGGCGTAACATCACCCGGTATTATGCGAAGCGGTACCGTTTTGCTCGTCCAGGTCATCGAGGATCTGGCGAAAATGGTACCGAAATCTTTTGAGGTCTTGCGTTGATTTGGTACCATTTCCCCGATCGAGGATCTAACCTGGTTAAACGGAAAGGTACCAAAATGCTTATAAAATTCGACGCTGATCAAGACATGGTTGACCGCCTCAAGCTGCATACTGGCGAGCGCGTGGCCAGCAAGGCTTACAAGTTTGCTGCTGAGGACGTTCCCGATATGGCCGCTGAAATCCGCGACCTGCGCCGTATAGTCGAGGATCGTAACCTTGAGATTCGTCGTCTCAAGGTAGTGATTGAACAGGCCCGTTCTGCTGCCGCTTTGCTGCTCGAAAAGACTGGCCAGACCGACGCATTTAGCTGACTGGTCAAGTGCCGCGCCCCCGGCTCGTCGTGACAAGCTTCACCGTCGCGGCGAACGGAGGCACGGGCGAAGCGCACACTTGAACACCCCTCGACCCTCGTACTCTCCGCCTGGGGTGCAGGGAGAGCTTTACCCCCTGCATCCCTGGCCTCGCCGAGAGTCCCCGAAGGGCCCCCGGAGGGTGCTTTAGCGCCTTCTCGGGCTGCGCCGAGGTGGCGGCAAAGTCGGGTATAGGTGATACCCGACTTTTCTCCCATTTTGGGAATTCCTCAGTCCTTCCCTAGTACCTTCTCGCGGTACTCCAGCACGTCCTTGGTTGTCAGGTCTTTCAGGTGCTTCCAAAGCACAGCGTTGACTAAATCGGCCTCTGCCACGTCTTCGCGGGTCTCCACGATCATGTTGATTCGGCGCTCTTTGATCACGTCGACGAATTCGTCTCTGACGCGGTAGGGCTTGGTCACGTTGCTCATTTCCTGTCGTGCCTCTGGTGGTGGTTATCTTGTCACGTGTTGCTCTGTAACGCGTAACAGCGTATAAGTTCCCTGAACCTGTAACGCGTTACGCTGAAACGGATAGCCGGATGATCGATTGGATAGCCGCCATCATTGAGCTTCACCACGCGCCCTTGCGGAGCGGTGAGGTTATTTGCGTCGAGGCTGACGGCTCTGTGGCCTGGTCTACTCCTCGCAAAATGCTGGTTCGCGGTTCCCATGAATCAACGATCCATGTCCGCAGCATAGGCGGCGACGGCAAGGGTAATGCCACCCACCTGTATCTCGATGGCAATCCTTCCAAGTGGCTCCAGGGCCATAACCTCGTCGGCTCTGATGATCTGCTTGCCCTGGTCTTCGATGCTTTTACTCGCCTGGTTGCTGTTCTTGGTTTGACTCCGAATGATTTTGAAGTTCGAAAGGTGAGGGTAGGGGAGTATCGAATAACTCGGGTTGACTATAACCGTATGTTCGAACTTCCAAGCCGCGCAGATGTTCGCGCCTGGCTCCGCGCCGGTGAATTCAAGTGTAAGTCACGCCATGGGCGTCCTGTTGCGAACAGGGGCACACTTACTTTCGGTAAGGGTTCGTCGCACTGGTCTGTCGTTTGTTATTGCAAAGCTGATGAAATTAACGCGGGCGGCTCTCACCGACTTCCAGAGGAACTGCATCAGTTCACTGAAATTTATGACTGGCTCGACAATAAGCTTCGTGTCGAGCTTCGTTTACGCAGCAAGAAGCTTAAAGCGCTTGGCTTTGAAACGGCCAAAACACTTACCCCGGCGGCTTTATGGGCTCTGTACCGCCAGTTTATAGGGGAACTTGATATGTCAGAGCAAATTGAACTCAATTCTGAGCAACTCCTTGAGCTTCCTACTAAGGTGCGAGGTACTTATGCCCTTTGGAAACAAGGTCATGACTTGCGGGAAATGATGCCCAACGGTACATATTACCGTCACCGTGATGTTCTCATGGGTTTCGGTATTGATATCAATATTCGCTGTGATCGTCGCGACGACAGTAACGTTATTCCGATGATCCGCGTTATTGAAGCCGCCCCCGCCAAAATTCCTTCGTTCTTTTTTGAGAAGGGTCTTGTCCATCATTCAACTCGGCGGGTTGGTTAATGAAAAGCATGTTTGATACTTACTTTGGCGGCGCAGTTTCTTCTAGGGCTAAGATGCAAGAAAAGATTCGTCAGATGAAAACAGACGGCAGCGTCATTGAGGAAACGGCTAAGGCTGTCGAATCTCGCACGGCTGCTGAACTTGTTGACGCTCAAGTTTCAATTAACAAAGAGCGCCAATGGAAAATCATTCAAAACACAAAGTCCGCTCCCTACTGTGGTGAGCGTTATTAATCTGCCCGGTTGGGCATTAACTAAGCTGGCATAAGTTCCAGCGCCGCAACTCAAGAGGCTACACAATGGAAATTACTGTTCTCGTAACTGCAAGCTGCACTTACCGCTCCGGCACTTCTGGCAAGGGTAATCCTTACACTATGGCTGAGGCGTTCGCTGTTCTCCCTGGTGTCGATTTTCCGCAAAAGTTCTCCTACTACTGCCAGGATGTTCGTGAGGTTCTTCCGCAAGGTGAATATCTCGCGCCGTTGACTGGTGAAGTAAAAGACGGTCGTCTCGTCTTCAACGTCGATCCCCGCCAGGCTCGCCGCAAGGCCGCTCCTGAAAAGCCTGCTGCAGCTCAACAGCAGCAATCAAAAACGGCCTAAGGGGAGACCGCCGCCATGCTTCGTTACCTCTCGATGTTCGCTATAGGCCTCTGCACTGGCTACGTGTGGGCGTTCGCTGACTTCGCTCTGGCGGCCACCTTTTGAACGCGATTACCTGCGATGGCACTTGGTCAACTTCCGGCGGCACTCCCGTGTGCACCGGAACTTTGCAAAGTGTCTCGCTCAACGAACTTAACCAGCCCTGGTTAAGCGCCGAAGAATATGAGCAACTGCGCGGCGACGCAATTCAGTTGTTCATGATCGTCTTTGGCTTTCTTGTGCTCAAAAAGGCACTTTCTTAGCAATGGAGTAATACAAATGAAAGCATTCAATGTCGTGCGTAAGTACGGTCGTCAAGCTGCTGTTGCTGCGACTTCTCTTCTGGCTGTTCCGGCCTTCGCCGCTGTCGATACCACCGAGCTCGATGGTGCAAAAACTGACGCTATGGCTGTCTGCGCTATCGTTTTCGGCATTCTCGTGGCTATTGCCGCGTACAAGTACGTCCGTCGCGCCCTGTAATCGGGCTGGCGTCAATAAAGCCCGGTACTCGTTATCGGGCTTTTTTTTGAGGGGTAGGGCATGGACGGTAATTTTATAGTCTTCGTTATTGTCCTGATTTGTTTTTGGACAATCTTTTTCGGGCGGGTTTGATATGCGTATATGTATAATCCTTGCTCTGTCTCTTTTGTTTTCAACTGCAAGTTATGCCGAGAGGTATTATTGGCGCGTAGCATTTCCCGAACCCTCCGCCACACAATATCCGTCTGCTGCTGCTGCATGTGCTGCTAACCATCAGTATTACGCGTCCGTTCATGGTGGCTCATATGCAGCGATTGAGCATGAAATAATTAAGAATTCGGAAACTGTTTGGACGTGTGAGACCTACGGGCTTAATAGGAACCCTTATAGCGGTCAGTTGGAGAGATATGGCAAGTGGAGCAACGCTGCTCAGCGATATGGTGATGGGTGCGAGGGGTTGGACTATGACCCGTTAACTGGCGGCTGTAAGGCTCCCTCGCAGTGCGAATCCAAGGCTGGCCAGAGCACCACTTGGTCAATGCTGCGCCCCGACCTTAACGGCCTTGGTCCTATCGAATATGGCTGTGAGGCTGGCTGCCGTATCGCTCTTGGTACGTCTGAATGCGCCCCGGTATCGGAAGGTGCTGAAACCGGCGTTTGCTGGGGCGTTGGCAGTTATACCGGCGCCGAATGTGAGCCCGGCGATAACCCTACCGGTGGCACGCCGCCGACCGATCCAACCGACCCAACTGACCCGACCGACCCGCCGCCAGATTGCGGCGACGATCATGTCTGGTCGGGCACTACCTGCGTGCCGAAGCCGCCGGAAGACTGCGACCCAAGCACCGGCGAAGTCTGCCCACCTGATGATGGAGACGGCGATGGCGACGGCGATGGTGACGGCGATGGCGACGGTGACGGTGATGGCGATGGCGATGGCGACGGCGATGGTGAATGTGATCCTGCTACCGATCCGGCTCAATGCGCTGGTAATGGCGGTGGCGACTGCGACCCTCTAACTGATCCTGATCAATGCAAGGGTAACGACGACGGCAAGCCATCCGTCCAGGGCGAAGGGTGCGACGCCGAACTCAAGTGTTCGGGCGACGTTATTCAATGCGCCATTCTGCGCAAACAAAAAGAGCAAGTTTGTTCCTGGGACTATGACAAGGCCAAGGATCAAATTGAACAGGCCGTTAATTCTCCTGAGTACGAACTTAATACTGAGACCATCAACCTGGGCAACTCATTCTCGGAGGGCGCTAACGGCTCGCGTTGGCTTAGTTCCGGTTGTCCTTCGCCTCGTTCTTTCTCTGTAATTGGTCGTTCTTATTCGCTGTCTTGGGAGCCTGTCTGTGA
The sequence above is drawn from the Pseudomonas sp. Z8(2022) genome and encodes:
- a CDS encoding ligase-associated DNA damage response DEXH box helicase — encoded protein: MDQPVRRRSLSSAWFARHGWKPFAFQKEVWQAVKAGESGLLHASTGAGKTYAVWFAALDRFATPSPAVSASPRPRKKPLMAPLTVLWITPMRALAADTARALQAPLDDLQIPWNIGLRTGDTGSAERARQSRKLPTTLITTPESLSLLLTRADAREAFAHLRMVVIDEWHELLGNKRGVQLQLALARLRLWHPELLVWALSATLGNLEHAREVLMQAGRLVQGKLAKDLRIDSLLPPGLERFPWAGHLGLRMLPQVVEELDASSTALVFTNTRSQAETWYQALLEARPDWAGLLALHHGSLSREVRDWVELALKEGRLKAVVCTSSLDLGVDFLPVERVLQIGSPKGVARLMQRAGRSGHAPGRPSRATLVPTHSLEVLEAAAAKTAVAERKVEARQSPDKPLDVLVQHLVSMALGGGFLADAMLAEVRSAWAYRSLSDDEWQWALAFIRHGGHSLTAYPDYRRAEPDADGLWQVPDVRLARRHRMSIGTIVSDASLAVKYWSKGGGGGSLGSVEEGFIARLRPGDTFLFAGRTLELVRVENMTVYVRRATSRKAAIPRWNGGRMPLSSELADAVLAKLDAAAREEYVGPEMQLLRPLLDVQQAWSALPGATTLLAEVLKSREGWHLFLYPFAGRSVHLGLASLLAWRLAREQPLSLSIAVNDYGLELLCPSEVNFAARLTPELFSTDDLLPDVLASLNAGELARRRFREIARIAGLVFSGYPGAPKSARQFQASSALFFDVFSQYDPGNLLLGQAQEEVLRQELDVQRLQHTLQRLQSRRLDIRTVKRATPFAFPLLVERYRESLSSEKLADRIRRMVADLEQAAGPGGYQDPAFAIDDERPAPRKGRSPRQGKDGLPRPPAQRPKKRR
- a CDS encoding ligase-associated DNA damage response exonuclease yields the protein MDLVVARPEGLYCPPGDFYIDPWRPVERSIITHAHGDHARRGNGHYLAAAPGEGILRSRLGDDIRLQTLAYGERLEHHGVTLSFHPAGHVLGSAQVRLEYQGEIWVASGDYKVEPDGTCAPFEPVRCHTFISESTFGLPIYRWPSQAEIFAGIDAWWRANAAAGKASVLFAYAFGKAQRILHGIDASIGPIFVHGAVEPLNEVYRAAGVFLPPTRYAGDIARNDPLLRRALILAPPSAGGSTWMRRFGDYSDAFASGWMLLRGTRRRRGVDRGFALSDHADWPGLLWAIEQTCAERVMVTHGQVNVLVRYLRERGLDARAFQTEYGDEDDVEPTS
- a CDS encoding phage/plasmid replication protein, II/X family; the protein is MIDWIAAIIELHHAPLRSGEVICVEADGSVAWSTPRKMLVRGSHESTIHVRSIGGDGKGNATHLYLDGNPSKWLQGHNLVGSDDLLALVFDAFTRLVAVLGLTPNDFEVRKVRVGEYRITRVDYNRMFELPSRADVRAWLRAGEFKCKSRHGRPVANRGTLTFGKGSSHWSVVCYCKADEINAGGSHRLPEELHQFTEIYDWLDNKLRVELRLRSKKLKALGFETAKTLTPAALWALYRQFIGELDMSEQIELNSEQLLELPTKVRGTYALWKQGHDLREMMPNGTYYRHRDVLMGFGIDINIRCDRRDDSNVIPMIRVIEAAPAKIPSFFFEKGLVHHSTRRVG
- a CDS encoding major capsid protein — its product is MKAFNVVRKYGRQAAVAATSLLAVPAFAAVDTTELDGAKTDAMAVCAIVFGILVAIAAYKYVRRAL
- a CDS encoding virulence factor TspB C-terminal domain-related protein — encoded protein: MLRPDLNGLGPIEYGCEAGCRIALGTSECAPVSEGAETGVCWGVGSYTGAECEPGDNPTGGTPPTDPTDPTDPTDPPPDCGDDHVWSGTTCVPKPPEDCDPSTGEVCPPDDGDGDGDGDGDGDGDGDGDGDGDGDGDGECDPATDPAQCAGNGGGDCDPLTDPDQCKGNDDGKPSVQGEGCDAELKCSGDVIQCAILRKQKEQVCSWDYDKAKDQIEQAVNSPEYELNTETINLGNSFSEGANGSRWLSSGCPSPRSFSVIGRSYSLSWEPVCDFASSLSYVIVAMAGLFFAVYVGRGLGGQ